The genomic window GGCAGCGCGTCGATGTCGGCGGTGCGCTGGGGGAGCAGGGCCACCCGGATGCCGGGGTCGCGGGTCACGGTGCCTTCGGCTGGCTGTGCGACACCGGCGAGCAGGTGCAGCAGGGTGCTCTTGCCGGAGCCGTTCGGGCCGGTCACGGCCAGCATCGCCGCGGGTTCGGCACGCAGGTTCACGTCGTGCAGCACGGGGATTCCGGCATATCGGAAACCCAGGTGTGAGGCGGTCAGCATCGCATCCCCTAAATGGTAATGAATTTCAGTACCACTATATTCGACCGGGTGATGACGACCCTTGCCGAGCCGTTCACCGTCTCCTTCGTCCTGCGCGCCCTGCTCGGCGGCGTCCTGCTGGCCGCCGTCTGCGCCCTCACCGGGGTCTGGGTGATCGCCCGCGGGATGACCTTCCTCGGCGAGGCGATGAGCCACGGCATGCTGCCCGGCGTCGCGATCGCGTCGATCGTCGGCGGCAACCTGGTGATCGGCGCCGCGGTCAGCGCGTTCGCGATGGCCGCCGGAGTCAACGCGCTCCGCGACAGCCGCGAATTCGGCCGCGACACCAGCATCGGACTGTTCTTCGTCGGCATGCTCTCGGTCGGGGTCATCGTCGTCTCGCACTCCCGGTCGTTCGCGACCGACCTGACCGCGTTCCTGTTCGGCGATGTCCTCGCCATCCGCACCGGCGACCTGCTGCTCCTGGCCGGAGCCGGGGTGCTGGTGGCGGTGATCGCGGCGGTGTTCCACCGGCCGTTCCTGGCGCTGACCTTCGACCCGCGCAAGGCCCGCACCCTCGGCCTGCGCCCGGACCTCGCCAACCTGGTGATGATGGCCCTGCTCACGATCACGATGGCGGTCGCGTTCAGTGTCGTCGGCACGCTGCTCGCCTTCGGCATGCTGATCGCCCCGTCGGCGGCGGCGATGCTGGTGACCCGGCGACTGCCCGCGGTGATGCTGACCAGCTTCCTGATCGGCTCCGCCGCCACCGTGCTCGGCCTGTGGATCTCCTGGTTCGCGGCGACCGCCGCCGGCGCCACCATCGCCGCCACCGCGGTCGGCATCTTCTTCGTGATTCTCGGCGCCCGGCGCCTCACCACAGCGTCACCCCGCGCGACATCGCTGCCCCGGAAAGGAAACCAGTGATCAGAAACAGTCTCATCAGTGTGGCCGCCCTGAGCCTTGCGCTCACCCTGTCCGCCTGTGGACCACCAGGAGAACAGGCCGCGGACCAGCCGCACGGCTACGTCGAAGGAGCGGCGGAGGCGGCCGAGGCGCAGCCGGCGATGGCCTACGCGGCCCGGGGCGGACGGCAGCTGCACCTGCTCGACCTCGCCACCGAACAGGAGAAACCGGTCGGTCTCGCGATCGGGGCCGCCGACCTGAGCGAGGACGGGCGGTTCGTCTACGTCACCGACGGCGACCGGACGGTGGAGATCGTCGACTCCGGGGTGTGGACCGTGGATCACACCGATCACGTGCACTACTACCGGGCACCGGCCAGGACGCTCGGCACGATCGTGCTCGATCAGCCGGTGGCGGCGGTCGCCGGGGCCGGGGCGTACACCACGGTCGGCACCACCGACGGGCGGATCCGGGTCTACGACCGGCGGCAGTTGGAGCAGGGCCGGATCGCCGAGGTGGCGACGATCGACTCCGGGAGTGCCACCGGGCTTGCCGTGCCGTACGGCGAAGGGTTGCTGGTCGCCGTCGGCGATGATCGAAATCAGCCGGCCGACCGCATTGTGGTGATGAGTCCGGACGGCCGCGAGACGGGCGCCCTGCAGGCACCGTGCGAGGCGCCGGCCGGGTGGGTGGTCCTGCGCGGTGGGGCGATGATCACATGCATTGATTCGCTGGTACGTGTCAAGCAGGTCGACGGGAAGCTCACCGCCCAGGTGCTCGCCTCCACCGACGGTCCGATCCCGGCGAACGCGTTCGGCTTCCGGCCCCGCAGCAACGAGGCGGCCGTGGCCGATCGCACCGGCATCTGGTCGGTGAACGCGGCCAAGGCCACCCTGCGCCACGTGCCCGCGGACGGCCGGGACCTGGTCGCCGCCGCCTCACCGGCCGACGGCCGGACCGTGCTCGCCCTCGACCATGACGGTGCGCTGATCAGTTACGACCTGGCGACCGGAGCGACGATCGCGGAGACGCCGCTGCGCGCTTCGGCGTTGACGCTGGACGTCAGCCGCGCCTACCTGACGGAACCGGCGGCGCGTGTCATCCACGAGATCGACTACGCCGACGGGCTGCGCACCGCCCGCACCCTGCGCACCGCCGAGCAGCCGGACCTGGCCGTGGAGGTGGGCCGATGAGACGGCTGCTGGCATCGATCGGAACCGCTTCCGTCCTGCTGGGCGGCGTCACCGCCTGCACCGGTGACGACGAGGCGCGCATCGTGGTGACCACGAACATCCTCGGTGACGTGGTCCGGCAGATCGCGGGGGAGCAGGTGACGGTGCTGATGAAGCCGAACGCCGACCCGCACTCGTTCGCGATCTCGGCCCGGGAGGCGCACACCATGCGGACCGCCGATCTGATCGTCTACAACGGGCTGGGCCTCGAGGAAGGGGTGCTGCAGCACGTGGAGGCGGCTGTCGCGGAGGGGGTGCCGGCCGTCGAGGTGGGTGCCCGGGTGGAGCCGCTGGAGTATCGGGACGGGGACGCGGCCGGGCTGCCCGACCCGCATTTCTGGACCGATCCGGTCCGGATGGTGACCGCGGTCGACCTGCTCACCGAACAGATCGTCACGCACGTCGACGGCGTGCGGGAGAGCGCCGTGCGGGAGCGTGCGGCGGCGTACCAGCGGCGATTGCAGGAATTGGACGCGGACCTGGCAGCGCGCTTCGGGCAGCTCCCGGCGCAACGTCGCGTGCTCGTCACCAACCATCACGTCTTCGGCTATCTGGCCGCCCGCTACGACTTCGCCGTGGTCGGCGCGATCCTGCCGAGCGGCACCACCCTGGCCTCACCGAGCGCCTCCGACCTGGCGTCGCTGGTGTCCGCGATCGAGACGCACCGGGTTCCGGCGGTCTTCGCCGACACGGCGCAACCGGCCCGGCTGGCCGAGGTCCTCGCGGCCGAGGCGGGGCTGACGGTGCGGGTGGTCGGCCTCTACTCCGAGTCGCTGAGCGATGTGGACGGTGCGGCGGCGAGTTACCTGGCCATGATGCGGTTCAACGCCGACGCGATCCTCGGCGGACTGTCCGCCTGACCCCCGCTGGATCCGCTCCGGGGACCCACCTGTACCTTTATTGAAAATGATTTCCATTATCAACCTGGGGAGATTTCTGATGTACCGACGTGGGATCGCGGTTGTCGCCGCCGCCTCGCTGGCCCTGGCCGCCTGCGGCAACGAGACGACCGCCCCGACGGCCGCGGCCGCCCCGGACGTCGAACGGCCGGTCGCGATCACGTACGACGGCGGCGTCCTCGTCCTCGACGGCGAGACCCTGACGGTGGCGCACAACCTGCCACTGGCCGGGTTCAACCGGGTCAACCCGGCCGGCGACGACAGTCACGTCTTCGTCTCCACCGAGTCCGGTTTCCAGGTGCTCGACGCGGCCGGCGGCGAGATGACCGACATCACCTGGCCCGGCGCCAAGCCCGGCCACGTGGTCCGGCACGGCGCCAAGACCATCCTGTTCACCGACGGCACCGGCGAGGTCGTCAGCTTCGACCCGAAGGACCTGGCCGGCGGTAAGCCGCAGGGGCGCCGGTACAAGACCGCCCAGGCGCACCACGGTGTCGCCGTGGAACTGGCCGACGGCACCATGATCGTCACGGTCGGCACCGAGGAGTCCCGCACCGGCGCGGTCGCCCTCGACGGCTCCGGCAAACAGATCGCCCGCAACGAGGACTGCCCCGGCGTGCACGGCGAGGCGGTGGCCAAGGGCGAGGTGGTCGCGCTCGGCTGCAACGACGGGGTGCTGCTGTTCAAGAACGGCGCGTTCGTCAAGGTCGACAGCGGCCGTGAGTACAGCCGGATCGGCAACCAGGCCGGCAGCGACGTGTCCCCGATCCTGCTCGGCGACTTCAAGATCGACCCGGACGCGGAGATGGAGGCCCCGGAGAACTTCTCCCTCATCGACACCACCACTGACAAGATCACCGTGGTGCCGATGCCGAAGGGTGTCAGCTACACGTTCCGCTCGCTCAACCGAGGCCCGAAGGGCGAGGCCCTGATTCTCGGTACGGACGGCAAACTGCACGTCATCGACCCGGTCACCGCGAAGATCACCAGTTCGTGGCCGGTCGTCAGCCCCTGGACCGAGCCGGTCGACTGGCAGCAGCCCCGCCCGGCCCTGTTCGTCCGCGGCGACGACGCCTACATCACCGAACCGGCCACCAAGAAGGTGCACCAGCTCGACCTGACCAGCGGCAAGGTGGTCATCTCCACCACCCTGGACGCGATTCCCAACGAGATCAGCGGTGCCGTTGCGTCTGCTTCTTGACGTCGTACATCGCCACGTCGGCTCGGTGTACGAGGTCGTCGACGGATTCGTCGCCGGGTTCGGTGAGGGCCACGCCGATGCTGGCGGCGGGCTGAACCACCGTGCTGCCCAGGTCGATCGGGACGGCCATCGCCGATCGGATGCGCTGGACCACGGCCTGGGCAGCAACCGGAGTCCCGCGGTGCCCCGCGACCGCCACGCACCGATGCCGAACTGCTCGGCAGGGGCGGCGCGGAACTGAGGCCGTCCGATCGGGAGGACCGGACGGCCGTCAGGTCACGGCCGGTACACGTCGCAGTTGCGGCCCTGCTCGGCGATTCGGGTGGTCGGGCCGGCGCACAGGCGCAACGGCGGCTCGGCTCCGCCCCACAACAGCTGTGACGTGGCCCGGAAATTGGTCTTGCCGGGGCGGCACAGGCCGCTCAGCGTGCGCCATGCGATACCGTCGGCCGGCCCGTTGTAGGCGATCTGCACGACCGCGCACTGGCCCGGCCGGTTGACCGCCAGGGTGCCGCTGACCGCGATCGGCGGCACCGGACGCTCCGGGATGCTCATCATCCGGTCGTAGCTGCCATAGGCGGAGGCGCCTGCGGTGGACAGAGAGAACGCGTTCGCGGGGGCGGCGGCCAGCATCGCACCGGCCAGGACCAGGGCGATCATCAGCGCACCAGCAGCGTGTAGCTGGCCACGATGCCGGTCCGGCAGCGGTACGACACCCACACCCGGCGGGCCACCCCGTCGGCGCCGACCTTGTTGCATTCGCCCTGCGCGTCCTTGACCTGGTTGAACGCGGCCGTGTAGACAGTCGTCTCGGCGCGGCTCGGGGCGGTGGCCGGCCGGTAGGTGATGGTCAGGTCGTCGCCGGCGAACCCGGACCGGACCGAGTACGACCGCCACACTCCGGCGTTCCTACCGGCCTGGCCGATGACCGCGGCCCGGCCGAACCCGTAGGTGCCCAACAGGGCGGTGACGTTCTGTGACGGCGGGCTGGCCTGGGCGGGTGCCGGCGTGAGGGCCGTCATGAGGGCCGCGGTGATCACGGCGGCCGGCAACATCGTACGCATCAATTGGTGTCCTTTCCTTTTGTCTCGGGACCTCCCGTGACATAAGGGACAACCGTTGTGAAGAAGATCGGTTTGTCACCCGATCCGGTTAGGCTGGCGATCATGGATGTCGTGGTGGTGGGCGCCGGGATCGCCGGACTTTCCTGCGCGCGGGCGCTGACCGAGGCCGGCGCCCGGGTCCGGGTCCTCGAACGCGGCCGGGTGGCCGGCGGCCGGCTGGCCAGCAAGCGCTACCACGGCCGCTATGCCGACATCGGCGCAGCGTATCTGGTCGCCGACGACCCCGGCTTCGCCGCGCAGGTCACGTCCTGGGAGTCCCGGGGCCTGATCCGGCCGTGGACCGACACGCTGCGTGTCCACCCCGGCGGCGACACCAGCGGCCCGATGCGGTGGGCGGCGCCCGGCGGTCTGCGTTCCCTCGCCGAAGACCTCGCCACCGGATTGGACGTACGGCTGTCGAGCCCCGTCGACGCAATCCCGACCGGCGCCGACGCCGTGGTGCTCGCGATGCCCGGCCCACAGGCGCTCCGGCTGGCCCCGCCGCCGCGGATCGCCGCCGCCGCGCAAGCCCAGACCTGGCATCCGGTGATCGCCGCCGTCCTCACCTACCCGGTCCGGGAGTGGCCGGACTTCCACGGCATGTTCGTCAACGACCACCCGGTCCTCGCCACGATCTGTGACGACGGCGATCGCCGTGGCGACGGTGCCCCGGTCCTGGTGGCGCATTCGACGGCCGGGCTGGCGTCACGCCATCTGGACGATCCGGTCTCCGCCGGTCCGGACCTGGCTCGCGCCGTAGCGGACGTGCTGGGCATCTCTCCCCAGCCTTCCGTGGAGATCCACCGGTGGACCTTTGCCCAGCCCGAACCCGGGACCGGGGACTACGCTGTGGACGGTGACGTCTGGCTCTGCGGCGACGCCTTCGGCCGTCCCCGCGTTCAGACGGCCTGGCTCTCCGGCCGTGCGGTGGCCCGCGACCTGCTCTGAGTCAGCCACCGCATCACGTCGAGAGCGTGCGACGCGGGATCCGGAATCGGATGGAAGACGTGTTCCACCAGGTCGTCGGTGACGACCAGGGTCAGGCGCTCGTAGACGGTCAGATCCCCGGTGGTCCGGGTCGGCAGTCCGGTCGCGGCGGCCAGGGTCAACTTCGGATCCGGGATCAGCGGGTACGGCAGCCGCAGCCGATGCACCAGCTCCCGCTGATAGCCGGTGGACTGCGCGGACAGGCCGTACACCCGGGCGGCCCCGGCGGCCAGGATCTCCGCGTGATGGTCGCGCAACCAGTTGCCCTGCCCGTCACCGCGGGCTCCGGGGATGTCCAGCAGACCGCGCGGCAGGTCCACACCGGGCCGCCCGGTCAGCGGGTAGACGAAGACGACACTGCGGCCCGGCCCCAGATCGTGCAGGCTGATCGGCCGCCCGTCGGTACCGTAGAACCGCAGCTCGGGCAGTCTGCGGCCGATCAGGTCCGCCACCTTGCCCCGAGTCGCGGGCGGTCCGGTGACGACCTGCTGGGCGACCGTGTCGATCCGGGCGTCCAGGGCCTCCCGCTGGGCGGTCAACTCCCCGATCCGGCTCTGCAGGTGGGTGACCGTGCTGCGGAACGTGGCCACCGCCGCCGCGCACACGTCATCGTCGTTGGCCAGCGACTCCACGAACGGCCGGGTCTCCTCGACGGTCAGCCCCAAGGCCATCAGCTCGCGGATCTGGGCGACCTGCCGCTCGGCGATCGGATCGTAGTCGCGGTACCCGTTACCCAGACGGCGCGGCACGACCAGCCCGCTCTGCTCGTAATACCGCAACGCCCGGACCGTGGTGCCGGTCCGTCTCGCCAGTTCCCCCACACGCATGCGCCGACCCTAAACCTGTACCTCCGGGTACAGGTCAACGCGATTCTTCTCGCGGTGACTTTCCGGCCCCGCAACAGCCACTCTGGTCCGGCAACGACAACGGGACCAGGGAGTACGCGATGACGGCCATCAGCCGAGTGACCGGGCGGCAGATCCTCGACAGCCGGGGCAACCCGAGCGTCGAAGTCGACGTGGTGCTCACGGACGGATCGACCGGCCGGGCGGCAGTGCCGT from Actinoplanes derwentensis includes these protein-coding regions:
- a CDS encoding NAD(P)/FAD-dependent oxidoreductase, which produces MMDVVVVGAGIAGLSCARALTEAGARVRVLERGRVAGGRLASKRYHGRYADIGAAYLVADDPGFAAQVTSWESRGLIRPWTDTLRVHPGGDTSGPMRWAAPGGLRSLAEDLATGLDVRLSSPVDAIPTGADAVVLAMPGPQALRLAPPPRIAAAAQAQTWHPVIAAVLTYPVREWPDFHGMFVNDHPVLATICDDGDRRGDGAPVLVAHSTAGLASRHLDDPVSAGPDLARAVADVLGISPQPSVEIHRWTFAQPEPGTGDYAVDGDVWLCGDAFGRPRVQTAWLSGRAVARDLL
- a CDS encoding diguanylate cyclase domain-containing protein, yielding MAVAGHRGTPVAAQAVVQRIRSAMAVPIDLGSTVVQPAASIGVALTEPGDESVDDLVHRADVAMYDVKKQTQRHR
- a CDS encoding WD40 repeat domain-containing protein; translation: MIRNSLISVAALSLALTLSACGPPGEQAADQPHGYVEGAAEAAEAQPAMAYAARGGRQLHLLDLATEQEKPVGLAIGAADLSEDGRFVYVTDGDRTVEIVDSGVWTVDHTDHVHYYRAPARTLGTIVLDQPVAAVAGAGAYTTVGTTDGRIRVYDRRQLEQGRIAEVATIDSGSATGLAVPYGEGLLVAVGDDRNQPADRIVVMSPDGRETGALQAPCEAPAGWVVLRGGAMITCIDSLVRVKQVDGKLTAQVLASTDGPIPANAFGFRPRSNEAAVADRTGIWSVNAAKATLRHVPADGRDLVAAASPADGRTVLALDHDGALISYDLATGATIAETPLRASALTLDVSRAYLTEPAARVIHEIDYADGLRTARTLRTAEQPDLAVEVGR
- the aztB gene encoding zinc ABC transporter permease AztB → MTTLAEPFTVSFVLRALLGGVLLAAVCALTGVWVIARGMTFLGEAMSHGMLPGVAIASIVGGNLVIGAAVSAFAMAAGVNALRDSREFGRDTSIGLFFVGMLSVGVIVVSHSRSFATDLTAFLFGDVLAIRTGDLLLLAGAGVLVAVIAAVFHRPFLALTFDPRKARTLGLRPDLANLVMMALLTITMAVAFSVVGTLLAFGMLIAPSAAAMLVTRRLPAVMLTSFLIGSAATVLGLWISWFAATAAGATIAATAVGIFFVILGARRLTTASPRATSLPRKGNQ
- the aztD gene encoding zinc metallochaperone AztD, encoding MYRRGIAVVAAASLALAACGNETTAPTAAAAPDVERPVAITYDGGVLVLDGETLTVAHNLPLAGFNRVNPAGDDSHVFVSTESGFQVLDAAGGEMTDITWPGAKPGHVVRHGAKTILFTDGTGEVVSFDPKDLAGGKPQGRRYKTAQAHHGVAVELADGTMIVTVGTEESRTGAVALDGSGKQIARNEDCPGVHGEAVAKGEVVALGCNDGVLLFKNGAFVKVDSGREYSRIGNQAGSDVSPILLGDFKIDPDAEMEAPENFSLIDTTTDKITVVPMPKGVSYTFRSLNRGPKGEALILGTDGKLHVIDPVTAKITSSWPVVSPWTEPVDWQQPRPALFVRGDDAYITEPATKKVHQLDLTSGKVVISTTLDAIPNEISGAVASAS
- the aztC gene encoding zinc ABC transporter substrate-binding protein AztC — translated: MRRLLASIGTASVLLGGVTACTGDDEARIVVTTNILGDVVRQIAGEQVTVLMKPNADPHSFAISAREAHTMRTADLIVYNGLGLEEGVLQHVEAAVAEGVPAVEVGARVEPLEYRDGDAAGLPDPHFWTDPVRMVTAVDLLTEQIVTHVDGVRESAVRERAAAYQRRLQELDADLAARFGQLPAQRRVLVTNHHVFGYLAARYDFAVVGAILPSGTTLASPSASDLASLVSAIETHRVPAVFADTAQPARLAEVLAAEAGLTVRVVGLYSESLSDVDGAAASYLAMMRFNADAILGGLSA
- a CDS encoding MerR family transcriptional regulator gives rise to the protein MRVGELARRTGTTVRALRYYEQSGLVVPRRLGNGYRDYDPIAERQVAQIRELMALGLTVEETRPFVESLANDDDVCAAAVATFRSTVTHLQSRIGELTAQREALDARIDTVAQQVVTGPPATRGKVADLIGRRLPELRFYGTDGRPISLHDLGPGRSVVFVYPLTGRPGVDLPRGLLDIPGARGDGQGNWLRDHHAEILAAGAARVYGLSAQSTGYQRELVHRLRLPYPLIPDPKLTLAAATGLPTRTTGDLTVYERLTLVVTDDLVEHVFHPIPDPASHALDVMRWLTQSRSRATARPESQAV